A window of Geitlerinema sp. PCC 9228 genomic DNA:
CAACCAGAATATCTATTTGTCGATCGCGGGGAACAACTCGCCAAACTCAACTGCCACCTGGTTTATACCATTCCTCTATCATTAATTTTTTCCAACGATTTAAGCCGTTTGACCAATCGATTTGGCGTGAAACCCAAAGTTTTGCCCATGGTGCCAGTGCGCCAGCGTTCGGGAGAAACTTGCGATCGCGGCATTCAGTTGCTGAGACAAATGATTTTAGCCCGCGCCTTCCCCGAAGCCACCCCCCAAAAACGCCTGGATATGGTAGAAAAAGTTTTCGACAGTACCGAAACCCTCAACCGCCTGTGCCAGGTTAGCGGCGGTCACGTGCGCAATCTCTTGGGGTTGCTGTACAGTTGCCTGCAACAAGAAGACCCACCCCTAGGACGGGAAGCTGTAGAAAGCGTCATTCGCGAATACCGAGACGACTTGGTGGCAGCGATTACCGACGACGAATGGGAACTGCTCTTTCAAGCTCTGCGGGAGAAAAACGTCCGCGGCGACGAAGACTACCAAATCTTGCTGCGCAGCATGTTTCTATACGAATATCGCGACGAACAAGGACGTTGGTTTTGGATTAACCCTGCCCTTGCAGAAACCAAGTTATTTCAAGACGCAGCGACCCAATTTTGACACTCTCACGAATAGAATTGGTGAGATTCTCGCTTCATTGGGTGTGCCTAGATGGGTTCGCGGATTTGCGAACAGAGCTAGTCCCTCTCCGGCGACAGGGACCCTCGGCGAGCGTTTTTCCGCCCCATTGTGGACGTACTTTGAATGCAATTCAAGCATATTTTTGACGGCGGCACCGGCTGCACGGGTCGCTCTTTTCCCCTTCAAAATCGCAGTTGGCTGTTTCAATCGTAGCTCCCATGGCAAAACTAGACACCGTAGACGATGCGCGCGCTTACAACCAGCGTTCCCTCAAAGCCTTGCTGCGAGCGATCGCCCTATCCGAGGGCACCTTTTCCCTCATTTTGGTGCGCTGTAATTACCACCAACTGCGCCAAAAAATCGTCCAACAGCTGCGAGACCGCTACGCCGACACCAACCCGTGCTTTCGCGAAATCTACCTCGATCCCAACATCCGCACCCTGTACACCACCCTGCGATCGCAACTGCAAGGGGAACAACTGGGGGGAAAAGGCACACCAGCCTTAATGGTCTTTGGTCTGGAGTCCGTACGTGCCCTCGATTACGTCCTCAGCTCCACCAACCAAGTGCGCGAAGAATTTCGCAAAAACTTTCCCTGCCCCCTCGTGCTGTGGGTGACCTCCGACGTATTGACCAAGATGATTCGCCTGGCACCAGACTTTCGCAGTTGGGCAGCCAGTTCCATAAAATTCGAACGCTCTACCGAGGAATTGTGGAGCGAACTCGTCCAAGTGGCCAATGCTGTTTTCCAAGCAGGGTTAGCCTTTGGCAGCCAAACAGCTGCCAGTGCCGCCTCCCCCGACACCAAAACCAGCACCAGCGATTCGGCGAACAACGACCTGGTGGACCTGGCCGTTGGCTCCTCCTACCGCGCTCAGGTAGAAGCAGCCGTACGGGACTTGCGCGATCGCGGTGTTTCCCTCAACTCCCCCGAAGGACTGCGGCTACAAGCCAGCATTCAACTCGTCTTAGGCAGGGATGACTACGCCAACGATCGCCCAGACGCCGCCCTCGAACACTACAACCAGAGCCTGCAGTTGTGGTCCGCAGCCAGGTCACGCCACAGCCAAGACAGCGATCCATCCCCAACCGGCAGCAGTCACAACCCAGCATCCCATACTGACACCATGGTTGAAGCCAGCCAGCAGTCCCCGAAAAATCCGTCAGTCCCCCTTACCGTAAACTGGTTGGAACGCCAAGGCGTTTTGCTATATCACATCGCCCTTTGCTACCGCCGGCAAGCCGACCTCAACCCTCCCCAGCAAATTGAATACCTGCAAGCTGCTAGAACCTACTTTCAAGACTGCATTGAAGCATTTCGTAACTGCGATCGCCAAGAACTGGTCGCTCAATTTACTTGCAGCTTGGGAGAAGTTCTGCGGCATTTAGAAGCGTGGAAAGAATTAGAAACCCTCGCCCAGAATGCCCTGCAAATGGACGCCGTTTGCCAAAATTCCCTACTGCGTGCCTCATGTTATGGATTTCTATCCGAAGTAGGACTTGCAGAAGGTCGGTGGATTCGCGCGTATCACCTAGCAGAAGAAGCCCTTTCTTTAGCCAACAGCGCCTGGTCGCCCTCATCAGAGACACCAAAAGTCCCGCCGCAACATAAAGGATTGTACCTGTGGTTGTTAGGGCGATCGCTGCAAGCCATGAACCGCCACCAAGAAGCGCGCAACTACTTGCAACAGGCACGGGACACCATCGCCCCCCAACAGGATCCCAAACTGTACATTCGGATCTTAGAAACCCTGCGTTCCATTTACTTCCAACAAGGAGGATATTTAGAAGCATTTCGCATCGAACAACAGCAACACCAAATCGAACACCAATTTGGCTTTCGCGCCTTTATCGGTGCCGTGCAGTTGCAGCCTCAATTGCACACCCTGCATCCAGTAAGCAGCGTCCCCTTTTTCTCGCCACCGCCATCGGCCAACCACCCATCCCTCGATACCGCTGGGGATAGGTCCGGTTGGCGTTCGCGAAGGGTCTGGTACGGAGAATGGTCCGTTCGCGAAGGGTCTGGTACGGAGAATGGACCGGTACCAAAGGCACCATCGCCAGAACACCTAGCCGACCCCAGCCACACCACCTGGGCCCCGGAAATCGACGCAGCCGGGCGAGGAACCGACGTACGCAATCTGCTCAGCCGCTTAAACCGCAACGACTGCAAGCTCACCATCATTCACGGTTCTTCCGGCGTCGGCAAAAGTTCCATGCTCAACGCCGGTTTGGTCCCCGCCTTAAGATACCGGCAAATGGGCGATCGCATCGCCCTGCCCCTCATCGTACAGGTATACACCGACTGGATGGGAAACATCACCAAACAGCTTGCCGAAGCCCTTGCCATCGAGCCAGTCACCTCAACACCACCCAAAACCAACTTCGAAACCTTTTGCCATCTCCTGCAGCACGCCCAAAACCGCAATCTACTTATTGTTATCTTATTCGACCAATTTGAAGAGTTTTTCTTCGTTTGCCAGAAAAGCACCGAACAAAACCTATTTTGCCAATTCCTCAATCGCTGCCTAAATAGCCCCTTCGTCAAAGTCGTCATCTCCCTACGGGAAGACTACCTGCACTATTTGCTTTCCTGCGAACAAACCGTTTCCCTAGACGCCATCGGCAACAACATCCTAGACAAAAACGTACGCTATCCCCTGCGAGACCTCGCCCCTGACAAAGCCAAAAGCACCATCGAAAAACTCACAGCCAACTCGCAGTTCTACATGCAAACCGCCCTCATCGAAACCTTAGTCCAAGACCTCGCCCAAGAAAGTGGTGCCGTGCGTCCCGTCGAACTGCAAGTCGTGGGAGAACAGCTGCAGGAAGAAGGCATTCATACCCTAGACAAATACCTGCAACTAGGCGACAGCGCCAAAGCCAGAAAACAAAAACTCGTCTTGCGATCGCTTTGCGTTGCCATCGAAGACTGCGGACCCGCCAACGAAGAAATCACCTGGAAAGTCTTATTCTCCCTCATCGACGACAAAGGCAGACGCCCCCTCAAAACCAAACAAGAAATCGCCACCTCCATCAACGGACACCCCAACCACACCCACCAAACCCTAGACCTCATCCTAGAAATCCTCGTAGGTGCCGGTTTAGTCTTTTTACACCTAGAAGAACCCACCAACCGCTACCAACTCGTCCACGACTATCTAGTCGAACCCATCCAACAAAAATACAACGAAACCTTCCAAAAACTCAAACAACAACTCGCCGCCTCCCAAGCCGCCGAAAAATCCAGCCAGCAGCAACTAGAAAAACGCAACCGAGAACTCAACCGCCTCCTCAAAATCACCCTCGGCTTAATCCTGTTGTTGCTAGGTGCCACCCTCTCCACCGCCACCTTTTGGCGCAACGCCGAAAAACAAAAACAAGCTCTCCAACAGCAGCGAGAACAAGTAGAACTGCAAAAACAGCGCGCCGAACAGCAGAGCAAAATCGCCGAAATCAACGAAATGAAAGCAGAAATTGCCGCCACCTCCGCTAGCGCCGAAGCCCTATTCCTCGATAACAAACCCTTCGACGCCCTCATGGAAGCCCTGCGCGCCGTTCGGCGGCTGCAAACCTTTCGCCACACCATCGCCACCGGCGGGTCCATCAGCCAGAACAGCGCCACCACGCGCCGGGTTTCCACCGCCGACATCGAACTGCAAGTAGCAGCCGCCCTACAACAAGCCATCTATCGTTCTGAAAAAGAAAGCAACCGCCTAGAAGGGCACCGCAACGCCGTATGGGACGTACGCTTTAGCCATGACGGGCGTTTCATCGCCTCCGCCAGCAACGACAAAACCATCCGCATCTGGCAACCCAACGGTCGGCTGGTGCAAGTTCTCGACCGCCCCACAGCCAGCCTATCCAGCGTAGACTTCAGCATAGACGGTCGGTGGATTGGTGCCGGCGACACTGATGGCAACCTCTACCTGTGGCAGCGAACCAATGGCCAATACCAGCTCGTACAAACCCTGAAAGCTGGCGAAAAAGTATACAGCGTGCGTTTCAGCCCCAAAGGTAACCTAGTAGCTGCAGCCGGAGACAGTACCCAAGTCAAACTGTGGCAGCGCCAGCCCAACGGCAGCTATAGCCAACAAGCCACCCAAACCTTATCCGGACATGCCGAAGTCGTGCGCTCGGTTCAGTTTCGTCAAGATGGAGATTGGCTGGTCACCGCCGGCGTACAGGGAAAAATTCGTTTGTGGCGGCAAGGGCGCGGGGGGCGCTACCAACTACGAAGAACCATTGCAGCGCACGATCGGAAAATCAACTTCCTCGATTTTGCTCCCAACGGTCAAATTTTTGCCTCCGCCTCTGACGATAAGACTATTAAACTGTGGAACTTGCAAGGGGAAAGATTGCGAACTTTTTCCGGGCACCAGAAATGGGTGTACGCCCTGAGTTTTAGTCCTGACAGCCAATCCCTGGTCTCGGCCAGCGGAGATGGCAAAGCGATTTTGTGGGATGTAGCTTCTGGAGAGAAAAAACGGGAATTTGAAGTGCATACTGATGGGGTAACCAGCGTGGACTTTAGTCCCAATGGCAACTTAATCGCCACCGGCAGTTGGGACAAAACCGTACGTTTGTGGAAACTCGAATCGACCTCTCTGCCCCGGTTGCGCGCTCACGAACAGCGGGTATACGGTGTCGGTTTCTCTCCTGATGGACAAACCATTGCCACCGGCAGCAGCGATCGCAGTGTGAAAATTTGGAACCGGCAAGGGGAACTCCTCCAAAGCTGGCAGGCACATGCAAGTGGCTTGTACGACGTATCGTTTGCTCCGAACGGCGACATGCTGGCATCAGCCAGTCACGACTGTACCGTGAAATTATGGGACCCCTCTGGAACCGCGATCGCGACCCTAACAGACCCCAGCCTAGCTGACAAAAAAGACCTCCCCGGCAACTGCGCCCCCAACCCCAGCCATGCCGATCGAACCTACCAAGCTGCCTTCGATCCCCAGGGGAAATTGGTTGCCACCGCCAGCCGCGACGGCACCGTCAAAATTTGGTCCCTTTCCGGCCAGCTACTGCACACCCTCGCCGCCCACCAAGGCAGAGTCAACAGCGTCGCCTTTTCCGCCAACGGGCAACTTTTGGCCTCAGCAGGGGACGACCAGCAAATTCTCCTGTGGCGTCGCAACGGCGAATTAGTGGGGACGGTTACCACCAGCAAAGACCCCTTTGGGCATCAGTCTTACATTACTGATATTGCCTTTAGTCCCGATGGCAAGAGGTTGGTGTCGGCGGGGTGGGATAATACAGTGAAACTATGGCGTTTGCCTACCAACAGTAGAAGCGCAACGCGAAGCGTCTCTACTGGGGCCACGCCCCCAAAAACCGTACGCGATCGCTCTTTATTGGTGGATACCTTGTACCGGGGCTACAACGACAGCGTCAATAGCGTTGCCTTTCGTCCGGATGGCAAAGCGATCGCCTCTGCCAATTGGGATGGTACCATCAAGCTATGGAGCCGCGATGGCAGTCTGTTAAAAGCCTTGCACGGCCACGAAAGCGGCGTTTTGGATGTCAGCTTTAGTCCCGACGGCCAAACCTTGGTATCGACGAGTGCTGATAGTACGGCGATTTTATGGAATTTGGATTTGCAAGATTTGTTACAGAAAAGTTGCCGCTGGGTACGGGATTATTTAGCGACCAATCCCAACCTTTCCCAAAGCGATCGCGCCTTGTGTCAGGACAAGCACGGGAGCTTTGCCCCTACAGATTTTTTCGCCAGCCAAGGGAACCAGCAAAATGATGGTTAAATCGATCGCAGGATGTTTGCTCGCCGTGCTGTTGGTTGTTCTTTCCCAAGTCTTCTTCAGTACTGTACGCACCCCACCGACCCTTGGTTCCGCACCAGCACCAGTCCGGAGCGCCCCACCGACAGCCCCGCTGCTGGGTGAAAAGACGCCTATGTCCCCCGCCGTTCCCCAAATCGATCGGGTCACTCTGTGGCAGTTTCTAGAAGACCTGAACTACGAACGCCATACCGAAAGCCAGCGCCAGCGAACGCGGGATTATTTGAGCGAGAAATTGCGATCGTTTGGTTTATCGCCCCAAAAGCAGGTTTTTGACCTTCCCCGCGACAACGCTCGGGACAAGGGCGTCAACATCTGGGCACAACGCCCCGGGAGCAACTCGCAAGCAGGAAAAGTTATTGTCGCCGCCCACTACGATACCGTAGCCGGTTCCCCAGGTGCCGACGATAATGGCAGCGGTGTGGCCACTGTGTTAGAAATAGCGCGGTTGTTTGCCCAGCATCCCACGCCAGCGACCCTGCAAGTTATCTTTTTTGACGCGGAAGAACAAGGCATGTTGGGTAGTTTTGCTTTTACCGATGTTGCTGCCCACCGCGAAAACGTCGAAGCTGCCATTGTCTTGGAAATGGTGGGGTTTGCCTGTTACCAACCGGACTGTCAAACCTATCCCCAAAGTTTGCCCATAGAACCGCCCAGCCGTCGCGGGAATTTCCTAGCTGTCGTCGGCAACAGCGAACATCCCTTTCTATTGCAGGCGTTTTCCCAGGACATGCCGGCACATTTGCCGCCCGTGGAAACTCTAGCGGTTCCTGCTAAAGGGGCTCTCTTTCCAGCTGCCTTGCGCAGCGACCACGCCCCCTTCTGGTGGCACGATATTCCCGCAGTGATGGTGACGGATACTGCTAACTTTCGCAATCCCCACTACCACCAACCTAGCGATACCATTAACACCATTAACCGGGATTTTTTCACGGGGTCGGCACAAATCGCCGCGCGCGCTACTGCCCATTTGTTAGCCCAGCCGGAAAAAAACACCGCCACCAAATAAAAATCTGCCGTTTCAAAGTTTTTAAAGTTTTGTAAACTATATTAGATA
This region includes:
- a CDS encoding PD40 domain-containing protein, giving the protein MAKLDTVDDARAYNQRSLKALLRAIALSEGTFSLILVRCNYHQLRQKIVQQLRDRYADTNPCFREIYLDPNIRTLYTTLRSQLQGEQLGGKGTPALMVFGLESVRALDYVLSSTNQVREEFRKNFPCPLVLWVTSDVLTKMIRLAPDFRSWAASSIKFERSTEELWSELVQVANAVFQAGLAFGSQTAASAASPDTKTSTSDSANNDLVDLAVGSSYRAQVEAAVRDLRDRGVSLNSPEGLRLQASIQLVLGRDDYANDRPDAALEHYNQSLQLWSAARSRHSQDSDPSPTGSSHNPASHTDTMVEASQQSPKNPSVPLTVNWLERQGVLLYHIALCYRRQADLNPPQQIEYLQAARTYFQDCIEAFRNCDRQELVAQFTCSLGEVLRHLEAWKELETLAQNALQMDAVCQNSLLRASCYGFLSEVGLAEGRWIRAYHLAEEALSLANSAWSPSSETPKVPPQHKGLYLWLLGRSLQAMNRHQEARNYLQQARDTIAPQQDPKLYIRILETLRSIYFQQGGYLEAFRIEQQQHQIEHQFGFRAFIGAVQLQPQLHTLHPVSSVPFFSPPPSANHPSLDTAGDRSGWRSRRVWYGEWSVREGSGTENGPVPKAPSPEHLADPSHTTWAPEIDAAGRGTDVRNLLSRLNRNDCKLTIIHGSSGVGKSSMLNAGLVPALRYRQMGDRIALPLIVQVYTDWMGNITKQLAEALAIEPVTSTPPKTNFETFCHLLQHAQNRNLLIVILFDQFEEFFFVCQKSTEQNLFCQFLNRCLNSPFVKVVISLREDYLHYLLSCEQTVSLDAIGNNILDKNVRYPLRDLAPDKAKSTIEKLTANSQFYMQTALIETLVQDLAQESGAVRPVELQVVGEQLQEEGIHTLDKYLQLGDSAKARKQKLVLRSLCVAIEDCGPANEEITWKVLFSLIDDKGRRPLKTKQEIATSINGHPNHTHQTLDLILEILVGAGLVFLHLEEPTNRYQLVHDYLVEPIQQKYNETFQKLKQQLAASQAAEKSSQQQLEKRNRELNRLLKITLGLILLLLGATLSTATFWRNAEKQKQALQQQREQVELQKQRAEQQSKIAEINEMKAEIAATSASAEALFLDNKPFDALMEALRAVRRLQTFRHTIATGGSISQNSATTRRVSTADIELQVAAALQQAIYRSEKESNRLEGHRNAVWDVRFSHDGRFIASASNDKTIRIWQPNGRLVQVLDRPTASLSSVDFSIDGRWIGAGDTDGNLYLWQRTNGQYQLVQTLKAGEKVYSVRFSPKGNLVAAAGDSTQVKLWQRQPNGSYSQQATQTLSGHAEVVRSVQFRQDGDWLVTAGVQGKIRLWRQGRGGRYQLRRTIAAHDRKINFLDFAPNGQIFASASDDKTIKLWNLQGERLRTFSGHQKWVYALSFSPDSQSLVSASGDGKAILWDVASGEKKREFEVHTDGVTSVDFSPNGNLIATGSWDKTVRLWKLESTSLPRLRAHEQRVYGVGFSPDGQTIATGSSDRSVKIWNRQGELLQSWQAHASGLYDVSFAPNGDMLASASHDCTVKLWDPSGTAIATLTDPSLADKKDLPGNCAPNPSHADRTYQAAFDPQGKLVATASRDGTVKIWSLSGQLLHTLAAHQGRVNSVAFSANGQLLASAGDDQQILLWRRNGELVGTVTTSKDPFGHQSYITDIAFSPDGKRLVSAGWDNTVKLWRLPTNSRSATRSVSTGATPPKTVRDRSLLVDTLYRGYNDSVNSVAFRPDGKAIASANWDGTIKLWSRDGSLLKALHGHESGVLDVSFSPDGQTLVSTSADSTAILWNLDLQDLLQKSCRWVRDYLATNPNLSQSDRALCQDKHGSFAPTDFFASQGNQQNDG
- a CDS encoding M20/M25/M40 family metallo-hydrolase: MMVKSIAGCLLAVLLVVLSQVFFSTVRTPPTLGSAPAPVRSAPPTAPLLGEKTPMSPAVPQIDRVTLWQFLEDLNYERHTESQRQRTRDYLSEKLRSFGLSPQKQVFDLPRDNARDKGVNIWAQRPGSNSQAGKVIVAAHYDTVAGSPGADDNGSGVATVLEIARLFAQHPTPATLQVIFFDAEEQGMLGSFAFTDVAAHRENVEAAIVLEMVGFACYQPDCQTYPQSLPIEPPSRRGNFLAVVGNSEHPFLLQAFSQDMPAHLPPVETLAVPAKGALFPAALRSDHAPFWWHDIPAVMVTDTANFRNPHYHQPSDTINTINRDFFTGSAQIAARATAHLLAQPEKNTATK